A single window of Penaeus chinensis breed Huanghai No. 1 chromosome 9, ASM1920278v2, whole genome shotgun sequence DNA harbors:
- the LOC125028623 gene encoding histidine-rich glycoprotein-like, which translates to MKFVIVFLLAVAVAAEQKREADPHYGYVNPYYLHHGHHHVGIGHHPGHATSYVHSHIGKREAEADPHGGYGNRYLYHGLHYPVGIAYHPGQATSHVHSHIGKREAEADPHGGYGTRYLYHGLHYPVGVAYHPGHATSYVHSHVGKREAEAEPNPHVGYALPYGYLGYGGYGYPLSYGYRGYYPYRHGILG; encoded by the exons ATGAAGTTTGTc ATTGTTTTTCTGTTGGCTGTCGCGGTGGCAGCAGAGCAGAAGCGCGAGGCAGATCCCCATTATGGCTACGTTAATCCTTACTATCTCCATCACGGACATCATCATGTGGGAATAGGTCATCACCCGGGCCACGCTACCTCATATGTGCACTCCCATATTGGCAAGAGGGAAGCTGAGGCCGATCCTCACGGTGGATACGGCAATCGTTACCTCTACCATGGACTTCATTATCCCGTTGGAATAGCCTATCACCCTGGCCAAGCGACTTCACATGTGCACTCCCACATTGGCAAGAGGGAGGCTGAGGCCGATCCTCACGGTGGATACGGCACTCGTTACCTCTACCACGGACTTCATTATCCAGTTGGAGTAGCTTATCACCCTGGCCACGCGACCTCATACGTGCACTCCCACGTCGGCAAGAGGGAGGCTGAGGCCGAGCCAAATCCTCACGTTGGATACGCCCTTCCTTACGGCTACCTTGGTTATGGGGGATATGGTTACCCCCTTTCCTACGGTTACCGTGGATACTATCCTTATCGACATGGCATTCTTGGTTGA